In Pedobacter africanus, a single window of DNA contains:
- a CDS encoding DNA alkylation repair protein, producing the protein MKEILNSIKKIEHGFKHIIEAGDVIFADKTKYHTELAEELLMDDSYQVRMLATYLLGLLSPEHPAALQLLETKVATDENWRVQEMLAKAFDYYCKTIGYEKGLPDIKNWLTAKHPNVRRAVIEGLRIWTNRPYFKDHPDVAIQLISTHKSDLSEYLRKSVGNALRDISRKYADKVAEETATWDLADKKIAFTYKLVKGR; encoded by the coding sequence ATGAAGGAGATCCTTAACAGCATAAAGAAGATAGAACACGGTTTCAAGCACATCATTGAAGCCGGTGATGTTATTTTTGCCGACAAAACAAAATACCATACTGAACTTGCTGAGGAACTACTGATGGATGACAGCTACCAGGTCAGGATGCTGGCGACTTATTTGCTGGGGCTGCTTTCGCCAGAGCATCCTGCCGCACTACAACTGCTGGAAACAAAGGTGGCAACTGATGAAAATTGGCGTGTACAGGAAATGCTGGCGAAAGCATTCGACTATTATTGCAAGACCATCGGCTATGAGAAAGGTTTACCCGACATTAAAAACTGGCTAACGGCCAAACATCCGAATGTAAGAAGGGCGGTGATAGAGGGCTTACGTATTTGGACCAACAGGCCGTATTTCAAAGACCACCCGGATGTAGCGATACAATTGATCAGCACACATAAATCAGATCTCAGCGAGTACCTTCGGAAATCGGTGGGCAATGCGCTGCGAGATATCAGCAGGAAATACGCAGACAAAGTGGCCGAGGAAACTGCAACCTGGGATCTGGCAGATAAAAAAATCGCGTTTACCTATAAACTTGTGAAAGGAAGGTGA
- a CDS encoding DUF6364 family protein, translated as MKARLNLTIDETLLSHIKAYSKSKKVSISELVEQYVLSISKPAKQQNIIDMVEKLKSAKFNVNADLKKDFYEEQTSKYGC; from the coding sequence ATGAAAGCAAGATTAAATTTAACTATCGACGAAACACTGCTGTCTCATATCAAGGCTTATTCGAAAAGTAAAAAAGTCAGTATTTCAGAACTGGTGGAGCAATATGTCCTCAGTATTTCAAAACCCGCCAAACAGCAAAACATTATTGATATGGTAGAAAAATTAAAATCTGCAAAATTTAATGTCAATGCAGACTTAAAGAAGGATTTTTATGAAGAACAGACGAGCAAGTATGGCTGTTAA